A region from the Methylovorus glucosotrophus genome encodes:
- a CDS encoding HDOD domain-containing protein translates to MPNTNKSLSEWVDFLSHADIPVLKYTSRELARLQLDEDSLSGRAIFSVVIQDPMMVFRLLRYMQTHKHKSQLQDLVQIEHIVMMLGTEKFFQDIPAKPIVEEVLHDNLPALTHLLRLVHRAHKAAHYALDWAVRLYDLHAEEIRIAALLHDLSEILMWCFAPDKMMEIFERQHADKTLRSQAVQQEVLGFRLLDLQLQLAEVCELPPLLLRLMKDGASGEQRVRNVTLAVNLARHAAHGWDDAALPDDYRDIAELLRVDVPKVRHWVGAPAIGE, encoded by the coding sequence ATGCCAAACACGAATAAATCTCTGAGCGAATGGGTAGATTTTCTCAGCCACGCGGATATCCCGGTGCTGAAGTACACCTCGCGAGAGCTTGCCAGACTTCAGCTGGATGAAGATTCCCTGAGTGGCCGTGCCATTTTTTCTGTGGTGATTCAAGACCCGATGATGGTGTTCCGCCTGCTGCGTTATATGCAAACGCACAAGCACAAAAGCCAGCTGCAAGACCTGGTGCAGATTGAGCATATCGTCATGATGCTCGGGACCGAAAAGTTTTTTCAGGATATTCCGGCCAAACCCATCGTTGAAGAAGTGCTGCACGACAATTTGCCAGCCCTGACGCATTTGCTGCGTTTGGTGCACCGGGCCCATAAAGCCGCGCATTATGCACTGGATTGGGCCGTGCGCCTGTATGACCTGCACGCCGAAGAAATCCGTATCGCAGCCTTGCTGCATGACCTTTCCGAAATTCTGATGTGGTGCTTTGCCCCGGACAAGATGATGGAGATTTTTGAACGGCAGCACGCCGATAAAACCCTGCGCAGCCAGGCTGTGCAACAGGAGGTTCTGGGCTTCCGTCTGCTGGATTTGCAACTGCAGCTGGCCGAGGTGTGCGAATTGCCCCCGCTATTGCTCAGGCTGATGAAAGATGGCGCCAGTGGTGAACAGCGGGTGCGCAATGTCACGCTGGCGGTCAATCTTGCCCGCCATGCCGCGCATGGTTGGGATGATGCTGCCTTGCCGGATGATTATCGCGATATTGCGGAGTTGCTGCGGGTGGATGTACCCAAGGTGCGACATTGGGTGGGAGCCCCGGCCATCGGCGAATAG